In Phragmites australis chromosome 16, lpPhrAust1.1, whole genome shotgun sequence, one DNA window encodes the following:
- the LOC133895777 gene encoding uncharacterized protein LOC133895777, protein MVEICFEFCICSHWSLVNFSNYRTTFSLMNDCIQGNLQHEFTGSNCVPLECHGVRRELMGLLRYMRLCMFFSKKPYEVFLAFGVYGHSDILIRKSKARGATSAKDRLTAAAAAEFPFHHSVLQEGRKSNLVVGHVHRGMVATTRWIADQTIPCLSKAVEQFPDYKIKILSTLQWELY, encoded by the exons ATGGTTGAAATCTGTTTTGAATTTTGTATCTGTAGTCACTGGTCCCTTGTGAACTTTTCAAATTACCGAACTACCTTTTCTCTCATGAATGATTGTATTCAGGGCAATCTGCAGCATGAGTTCACTGGTAGCAATTGTGTGCCCCTGGAATGTCATGGAGTAAGGCGGGAGCTGATGGGACTTCTCAGATACATGAGGCTCTGCATGTTCTTCTCAAAGAAGCCATATGAAGTGTTTCTAGCGTTTGGTGTGTATGGCCATAGTGATATTCTCATAAGGAAGTCTAAGGCAAGG GGTGCGACCAGCGCTAAGGATCGTCTgacagcagcagctgctgcagaGTTTCCATTCCATCATTCAGTGTTACAAGAAGGTCGTAAATCCAACTTGGTGGTTGGACATGTGCATCGTGGAATGGTTGCAACAACTCGTTGGATTGCAGATCAGACCATTCCCTGCCTCAGCAAAGCCGTCGAGCAATTCCCAGATTACAAAATTAAG ATTTTAAGTACATTGCAATGGGAGTTATACTAG
- the LOC133895021 gene encoding pollen-specific leucine-rich repeat extensin-like protein 3, with translation MQLHAADIHSRAQTFTSTRPSVLCALSLIHSLAERKQQQPRSSLLSLSRVSLHRRHRVGSSTAVAPRRPPARLPAQNSAQVHHGSSVGVPLSARQFLVPPLGPQLVRAPSSSSRPAARAPPPPSVDRPTPAVPRPSRPCHEVARDLVSVMRPSPSSFSRRRAPPPAMLPPPHVASSTPNGLLVALWCLWFPPPAKPLPRSPPASSQILAAAALCPPPPASILTGSTWVQAPPPSQGLDRSE, from the coding sequence ATGCAGCTCCACGCGGCCGACATTCACAGCCGAGCGCAGACCTTCACCTCCACCCGGCCCTCCGTGCTCTGTGCTCTCTCCCTCATTCACTCTCTCGCCGAGCGCAAGCAGCAACAGCCCCGCTCctccctgctctctctctctcgcgtttCCCTCCACCGGCGGCACAGAGTAGGCAGCTCCACGGCAGTCGCCCCCCGCCGACCACCTGCCCGCCTCCCAGCCCAAAACTCAGCTCAGGTCCACCATGGAAGCAGCGTTGGAGTTCCACTATCCGCTCGGCAGTTCCTCGTTCCACCCCTCGGCCCACAGCTCGTGCGCGCGCCATCTTCTTCCTCGCGGCCGGCCGCCCGAGCCCCCCCGCCCCCCTCCGTCGACCGCCCAACTCCGGCCGTTCCCCGTCCAAGCCGACCCTGCCACGAGGTCGCCCGCGATCTGGTGAGCGTCATGCgcccctccccttcctccttctCTCGCCGtagagcgccgccgccggccatgcTCCCGCCGCCACATGTCGCCTCATCCACTCCAAACGGACTCCTCGTCGCGCTATGGTGCTTGTGGTTCCCACCGCCGGCCAAGCCGCTgccccgctcgccgccggcgagctctCAAAttctggccgccgccgccctctgtCCCCCACCCCCCGCGTCAATTTTGACCGGGTCAACGTGGGTCCAGGCCCCACCTCCATCTCAGGGGCTAGATAGATCTGAGTAG
- the LOC133894723 gene encoding peptidyl-prolyl cis-trans isomerase CYP18-2-like isoform X1, protein MVLVPPLVGALFDRQMCYKHTPKTCRNFVELARCGYYDNVIFHRIIKDFIVQGGDPTGTGRGGESIYGAKFEDEIKPELKHTGAGILSMANAGPNTNGSQFFITLAPCQSLDGKHTIFGRVCRGMEIVKCLGSVQTDKNDSFDGAGATSCW, encoded by the exons ATGGTGCTGGTGCCACCTCTTGTTG GTGCTCTATTCGATCGGCAGATGTGCTACAAGCACACGCCCAAGACCTGCCGGAACTTCGTCGAGCTGGCACGCTGCGGTTACTACGACAACGTCATCTTTCACCGGATCATCAAg GATTTCATCGTGCAAGGTGGGGATCCTACTGGAACCGGCAGAGGTGGCGAGTCCATCTATGG AGCAAAGTTTGAGGATGAAATAAAGCCAGAGTTGAAGCACACTGGGGCTGGAATTCTGTCCATGGCAAACGCTGGTCCAAATACTAATGGAAGCCAGTTCTTCATAACTCTTGCACCTTGTCAGTCACTTGATG GAAAGCATACAATTTTTGGGAGGGTATGCAGAGGAATGGAAATTGTTAAGTGCCTTGGAAGTGTGCAGACCGACAAAAATGATAG CTTCGATGGTGCTGGCGCCACCTCTTGTTGGTAA
- the LOC133894723 gene encoding peptidyl-prolyl cis-trans isomerase CYP18-2-like isoform X2, which produces MVLVPPLVGALFDRQMCYKHTPKTCRNFVELARCGYYDNVIFHRIIKDFIVQGGDPTGTGRGGESIYGAKFEDEIKPELKHTGAGILSMANAGPNTNGSQFFITLAPCQSLDASMVLAPPLVGK; this is translated from the exons ATGGTGCTGGTGCCACCTCTTGTTG GTGCTCTATTCGATCGGCAGATGTGCTACAAGCACACGCCCAAGACCTGCCGGAACTTCGTCGAGCTGGCACGCTGCGGTTACTACGACAACGTCATCTTTCACCGGATCATCAAg GATTTCATCGTGCAAGGTGGGGATCCTACTGGAACCGGCAGAGGTGGCGAGTCCATCTATGG AGCAAAGTTTGAGGATGAAATAAAGCCAGAGTTGAAGCACACTGGGGCTGGAATTCTGTCCATGGCAAACGCTGGTCCAAATACTAATGGAAGCCAGTTCTTCATAACTCTTGCACCTTGTCAGTCACTTGATG CTTCGATGGTGCTGGCGCCACCTCTTGTTGGTAAGTGA